In Amycolatopsis endophytica, the following are encoded in one genomic region:
- a CDS encoding erythromycin esterase family protein, translating into MVDGWVKGDDTHPVATVLADTVRFLAEREKRIVVAAHNGHVQRWPLSLTDPPATTLGVFLAATRGADYRVIGTTSGRGRTLSMAFHAGPMSTDLDPAPDARSTAPDTGNPGPGRDVGGAGRSAGQAAGRRSRRLSVALSDQHGGTRTPTRREVTLEHDVVPGREHLRRHQPRSASRARPRRGRRDP; encoded by the coding sequence ATGGTCGATGGCTGGGTCAAGGGCGACGACACCCATCCGGTCGCAACGGTGCTGGCGGACACCGTGCGGTTCCTGGCGGAGCGGGAGAAGCGGATCGTGGTGGCCGCGCACAACGGCCACGTCCAGCGGTGGCCGCTCAGCCTCACCGACCCGCCCGCGACAACGCTGGGGGTGTTCCTCGCCGCCACCCGGGGTGCGGACTACCGGGTCATCGGCACCACGAGCGGGCGCGGCCGGACGTTGAGCATGGCCTTCCACGCGGGCCCGATGTCCACCGACCTGGATCCCGCACCGGACGCACGATCGACGGCTCCAGACACCGGGAACCCCGGACCCGGACGCGATGTCGGTGGCGCCGGAAGAAGTGCGGGCCAAGCTGCGGGACGTCGTTCCCGCCGGCTGAGTGTGGCACTGTCTGATCAACACGGGGGCACACGCACACCGACTCGCCGGGAGGTCACCCTTGAGCACGACGTTGTTCCGGGACGCGAACATCTTCGACGGCACCAGCCCCGGTCTGCGTCCCGGGCACGTCCTCGTCGAGGACGGCGTGATCCGTGA
- a CDS encoding metal-dependent hydrolase family protein has protein sequence MSTTLFRDANIFDGTSPGLRPGHVLVEDGVIREISDRPFSGADVTVPVAGRTLMPGLIDLHVHIWAADLDVTALAQQPTEYYSLFAARFLQTSLDHGFTTLRDAGGTDAGYARALERGWLAAPRFFHSGRYISQTGGHGDFRAGSQQDLTGCECCPPRHERFTAIADGADAVRRAVREEFRRGARAIKIMASGGVASPSDPIDALQFTDDEIRAAVDEANARGSYVFAHCHPDAAIRRASELGVRCIEHATFLTRETAELLARNGTFAVPTLAVVKALEDDGAALGLPEVSVRKLAGTYDAMLHALTLLKAAGVRTGFGTDLLGAHHERQGSEFELRAEVLDPYDILVSATSVAAEILQEEGRLGVIAPGAHADLLVVDGDPLGDIGILGRRGATMPVIMKAGEFHKNEL, from the coding sequence TTGAGCACGACGTTGTTCCGGGACGCGAACATCTTCGACGGCACCAGCCCCGGTCTGCGTCCCGGGCACGTCCTCGTCGAGGACGGCGTGATCCGTGAAATCTCCGATCGCCCGTTCAGCGGAGCCGACGTGACCGTGCCGGTGGCCGGGCGCACGCTGATGCCCGGCCTGATCGACCTGCACGTGCACATCTGGGCCGCGGACCTGGACGTCACCGCGCTGGCCCAGCAGCCGACCGAGTACTACTCGCTGTTCGCCGCCCGGTTCCTGCAGACCAGCCTCGACCACGGTTTCACCACGCTCCGCGACGCGGGCGGCACCGACGCCGGCTACGCCCGCGCCCTCGAACGCGGCTGGCTCGCGGCACCCCGGTTCTTCCACTCCGGCCGGTACATCTCGCAGACCGGCGGGCACGGGGACTTCCGCGCCGGTTCGCAGCAGGACCTCACCGGCTGCGAGTGCTGCCCGCCGCGGCACGAACGCTTCACCGCGATCGCCGACGGCGCCGACGCGGTGCGCCGCGCCGTCCGGGAAGAGTTCCGCCGCGGCGCCCGCGCCATCAAGATCATGGCGTCCGGCGGCGTGGCCTCGCCCAGCGATCCGATCGACGCGCTGCAGTTCACCGACGACGAGATCCGCGCCGCCGTCGACGAAGCGAACGCCAGGGGCAGCTACGTCTTCGCGCACTGCCATCCGGACGCGGCCATCCGCCGTGCTTCCGAACTCGGGGTGCGCTGCATCGAACACGCGACCTTCCTGACCCGGGAAACGGCGGAGTTGCTCGCCCGCAACGGCACCTTCGCCGTGCCGACCCTGGCGGTGGTCAAGGCGCTGGAGGACGACGGGGCCGCGCTCGGGCTGCCCGAGGTCAGCGTGCGCAAGCTCGCCGGCACCTACGACGCGATGCTGCACGCGCTGACGCTGCTCAAAGCCGCGGGCGTCCGGACCGGGTTCGGCACCGACCTGCTGGGCGCGCACCACGAGCGCCAGGGCAGCGAGTTCGAGCTCCGCGCCGAAGTGCTCGACCCGTACGACATCCTCGTCTCCGCGACGAGCGTCGCCGCCGAAATCCTGCAGGAGGAAGGCAGGCTGGGCGTCATCGCCCCCGGCGCGCACGCGGACCTGCTCGTCGTCGACGGCGACCCGTTGGGCGACATCGGCATCCTGGGCCGCCGGGGCGCCACCATGCCGGTGATCATGAAGGCGGGGGAGTTCCACAAGAACGAACTGTGA
- the pdxR gene encoding MocR-like pyridoxine biosynthesis transcription factor PdxR: protein MTSSWSSSDLHLDWIPSTGRRGLADALRRAIREGRLSPGTPLPSTRALATDLGIARGTVTRVYGDLAIEGYLSTSQGAATRVAAGTRTTAEPREQTGPDTPARLRDARWDLFPGRPDLSSFPRTMWASAARRVLQRIPAGSFDYGDPAGAAVLRGALARYLARSRGVLADPDRIVVCGGYLHAITVLGHLFGEFAFEDPSLPEFRDAAARGGAKVVPAPVDDRGIRVSELNSPVAVVTPAHQYPLGVTLAPERRAALAGWAAGGGLVVEDDYDGEFRFDRQPVGAVQSLAPERVIYAGTVSKTLSPALRIGWLVLPRHLVGPVRETMAALGWRTPVLDHLILADLLTSGAYDRHVRQRRTAYRRRRDRLLAALPPSFEPDGVSAGLHLVLRPHGEEEVVLRALRKRSVAVDRLSRYRMRPGPGGIVVGYATPAEHAFGPAVEALVAGLRSVTP, encoded by the coding sequence ATGACAAGTTCGTGGTCCAGTTCCGACCTCCACCTCGACTGGATCCCGTCGACCGGCAGGCGCGGCCTGGCCGACGCGCTCCGGCGCGCCATCCGCGAGGGACGTCTGTCGCCCGGCACGCCCCTGCCGTCCACCCGCGCGCTCGCCACCGATCTCGGCATCGCCCGCGGCACGGTGACCCGCGTGTACGGCGACCTGGCCATCGAGGGCTACCTCAGCACCAGCCAGGGTGCGGCGACCCGCGTCGCCGCCGGCACGCGCACCACGGCCGAACCCCGCGAGCAGACCGGCCCGGACACGCCGGCGCGGCTCCGCGACGCCCGCTGGGACCTGTTCCCCGGCCGCCCCGACCTGTCCTCGTTCCCGCGCACGATGTGGGCGTCCGCGGCGCGGCGGGTGCTGCAGCGGATCCCCGCCGGCTCGTTCGACTACGGCGACCCCGCCGGGGCAGCCGTCCTCCGTGGCGCGCTGGCCCGGTACCTCGCGCGCAGCCGCGGTGTCCTCGCCGATCCGGACCGCATCGTGGTGTGCGGCGGGTACCTGCACGCGATCACCGTGCTCGGGCACCTGTTCGGCGAGTTCGCCTTCGAGGACCCGTCGCTGCCGGAGTTCCGTGACGCTGCGGCGCGGGGCGGCGCGAAGGTCGTACCGGCGCCGGTGGACGACCGCGGGATCCGGGTGTCCGAGCTGAACAGTCCGGTCGCCGTCGTGACGCCCGCGCACCAGTACCCGCTGGGTGTGACGCTCGCACCGGAGCGCCGCGCCGCGTTGGCGGGCTGGGCCGCGGGCGGCGGTCTGGTGGTCGAGGACGACTACGACGGCGAGTTCCGGTTCGACCGGCAACCGGTCGGCGCGGTGCAGTCCCTGGCGCCGGAACGGGTCATCTACGCCGGCACGGTCAGCAAGACGCTCTCGCCCGCGTTGCGGATCGGATGGCTGGTCCTGCCCCGGCACCTGGTCGGTCCGGTCCGCGAAACCATGGCGGCGCTCGGCTGGCGCACGCCGGTGCTGGATCACCTGATCCTCGCCGACCTGCTCACCTCCGGCGCCTACGACCGGCACGTCCGGCAGCGCCGCACCGCGTACCGCCGTCGCCGTGACCGATTGCTCGCCGCGCTGCCGCCGTCGTTCGAACCGGACGGCGTCTCCGCGGGACTGCACCTGGTCCTGCGTCCGCACGGCGAGGAGGAGGTGGTCCTGCGCGCGCTGCGGAAACGCTCGGTGGCTGTCGACCGGCTGAGCCGTTACCGGATGAGGCCCGGCCCCGGCGGGATCGTCGTCGGGTACGCGACTCCGGCCGAGCACGCGTTCGGCCCGGCGGTGGAGGCGCTGGTGGCCGGGTTGCGGTCGGTCACGCCCTGA
- a CDS encoding carboxymuconolactone decarboxylase family protein, protein MTKRIQLSSALPEAYKSIVGLHTVVEKAAVDAGLDQRLIELVKIRASMLNGCAFCLDMHSRDARELGESERRIVMLGAWWETDLYTEQERAALALTESMTRLSQHQDVPDDVYERATTVFTEAQYVAVAWAATVINALNRLGVTSHKPLPADPR, encoded by the coding sequence ATGACGAAGCGAATCCAGTTGTCCTCCGCGCTGCCCGAGGCGTACAAGTCGATCGTGGGCCTGCACACGGTCGTCGAGAAGGCGGCCGTGGACGCGGGACTGGACCAGCGCCTGATCGAGCTGGTCAAGATCCGCGCGTCGATGCTCAACGGCTGCGCGTTCTGCCTCGACATGCACTCCAGGGACGCCCGCGAACTGGGCGAGAGCGAGCGGCGGATCGTCATGCTCGGCGCGTGGTGGGAGACCGACCTCTACACCGAGCAGGAGCGCGCCGCCCTCGCGCTGACGGAATCGATGACGCGGCTGTCGCAGCACCAGGACGTGCCCGACGACGTGTACGAGCGGGCGACGACCGTCTTCACCGAAGCGCAGTACGTCGCGGTGGCCTGGGCCGCGACCGTGATCAACGCGCTGAACCGGCTCGGCGTCACCAGTCACAAGCCGCTGCCCGCGGACCCGAGGTGA
- a CDS encoding isocitrate lyase/PEP mutase family protein: protein MTAETLRALHVPGRPLVLPNAWDADTARLVEEAGFPVVATSSVAVAAALGYPDGEKAPVEEMFAAAARIARAVSVPVTVDAEGGYRLTGAEFTQRLLATGAVGCNYEDTDHTAGGLRPVDEQAARLAVVRAAAGPDLVINARIDVFLGAPDERAALPEAIARARAYLAAGADCVYPILLRDTEVLAEFVAAVSPAAVNANGADFAALAGLGVARISLGAGLWRATRAWMAGHLKTLR from the coding sequence GTGACCGCCGAGACGCTGCGGGCGTTGCACGTCCCCGGCCGGCCGCTGGTCCTGCCCAACGCCTGGGACGCCGACACGGCGCGCCTGGTCGAAGAGGCCGGTTTTCCGGTGGTGGCGACGTCCTCGGTCGCCGTCGCCGCGGCGCTGGGGTACCCGGACGGGGAGAAGGCGCCGGTCGAGGAGATGTTCGCGGCGGCCGCGCGGATCGCGCGGGCCGTGTCGGTGCCGGTGACGGTCGACGCGGAGGGCGGCTACCGACTGACCGGCGCCGAGTTCACGCAGCGGCTGCTCGCGACCGGCGCGGTCGGGTGCAACTACGAGGACACCGACCACACCGCGGGCGGACTGCGCCCGGTCGACGAACAGGCGGCGCGGCTGGCGGTGGTGCGTGCGGCCGCGGGACCGGACCTGGTGATCAACGCGCGCATCGACGTCTTCTTGGGAGCGCCGGACGAGCGTGCGGCACTGCCCGAAGCGATCGCGCGGGCGCGGGCCTACCTGGCGGCCGGGGCGGACTGCGTGTACCCGATCCTGTTGCGGGACACCGAGGTGCTCGCCGAGTTCGTGGCGGCGGTGAGCCCGGCCGCGGTCAACGCGAACGGTGCGGACTTTGCGGCACTGGCCGGACTGGGCGTCGCCCGGATCTCCCTGGGCGCCGGCCTGTGGCGCGCCACGCGCGCCTGGATGGCAGGGCACCTCAAGACGCTGCGCTGA
- a CDS encoding ABC transporter substrate-binding protein codes for MKFTRFAAAGALAATAVLLAACGSGQVGDSGGTSAENNKRITLIPGVQAEPFYISMQCGAQAEAQKLGYTLDTSAPQKFDAAMQTEKVNALGSNPPAALLIAPTDDTAMLAPIQQVASRGVKIIEVDTALQDTSVAQSSISSDSTQGGQMAADTLAQLAAGKSGSVLVLDTIAGTSTTNARAAGFEDQLKKYPNLKSAGIQFTQNEPEQAASKVTAALASTPDLVGIFATNLNTGEGAATGLRNAGKVGQVNLIGFDASPSEVEGLRNGEYQALIAQDPATIGQQGVQQAVAALEGKPVTRNLTAPLHSITKDNMDANQQYFYKQSC; via the coding sequence ATGAAGTTCACGAGGTTCGCCGCCGCCGGTGCGCTGGCGGCGACCGCGGTGTTGCTCGCCGCGTGCGGGTCGGGGCAGGTCGGCGATTCCGGCGGCACCTCGGCGGAGAACAACAAGCGGATCACGCTGATCCCCGGCGTGCAGGCCGAGCCGTTCTACATCTCGATGCAGTGCGGCGCGCAGGCCGAGGCGCAGAAGCTCGGGTACACGCTGGACACTTCGGCACCGCAGAAGTTCGACGCCGCGATGCAGACCGAGAAGGTCAACGCGCTCGGTTCGAACCCGCCCGCCGCGCTGCTCATCGCCCCGACCGACGACACCGCGATGCTCGCACCGATCCAGCAGGTCGCCTCGCGCGGCGTGAAGATCATCGAGGTCGACACGGCGTTGCAGGACACGAGCGTGGCCCAGTCGTCGATCTCGTCGGACAGCACGCAGGGCGGGCAGATGGCGGCGGACACGCTGGCGCAGCTGGCCGCGGGCAAGTCCGGTTCGGTGCTGGTGCTGGACACGATCGCGGGCACCTCGACGACGAACGCGCGCGCGGCCGGGTTCGAGGACCAGCTCAAGAAGTACCCGAACCTGAAGTCGGCCGGCATCCAGTTCACGCAGAACGAGCCGGAGCAGGCCGCGTCGAAGGTGACCGCGGCGCTGGCGTCCACACCGGACCTGGTGGGGATCTTCGCGACGAACCTGAACACCGGTGAGGGCGCCGCGACCGGCCTGCGCAACGCGGGCAAGGTGGGCCAGGTCAACCTCATCGGCTTCGACGCCAGCCCGTCCGAAGTGGAGGGTCTGCGCAACGGCGAGTACCAGGCGCTGATCGCCCAGGACCCGGCGACGATCGGGCAGCAGGGCGTGCAGCAGGCGGTGGCGGCGCTGGAGGGCAAGCCGGTGACGCGCAACCTGACCGCGCCGCTGCACTCCATCACGAAGGACAACATGGACGCGAACCAGCAGTACTTCTACAAGCAGTCCTGCTGA
- a CDS encoding ABC transporter permease, whose amino-acid sequence MSTAIQTKVEGGVGKRSLGQRLLGANTFWIALVLLALIAIFTALAPNEFATVFTFQTLLIETSVLLVLSVGMTFVIITSGIDLSVGSVLIFAGMVCGKTMEWLSGGNASAAGWGVITAGLVAAVLAGTVWGLINGFLIAVAKIPPLIVTLGSMGAALGAAYLLNGGSDVRSVPTTLNRTLGYGTSFGGVPNLVLVAVVITLIGAWLLHTTRFGRYTYAVGSNAEAARRSGIAVTAHLLKVYLLTGFLAGVAGFLSLAYYASTTITAHTNDNLNAIAATVMGGTSLFGGVGSVLGTVIGVFIPAVLKKGFNITHVQDFWQMIAVGAVLVAAVWFDQRRRRSRSSR is encoded by the coding sequence GTGAGCACGGCGATTCAGACCAAGGTCGAGGGCGGGGTCGGCAAGCGATCCCTGGGGCAACGGCTCCTCGGTGCCAACACGTTCTGGATCGCGCTCGTGCTGCTCGCGCTGATCGCGATCTTCACCGCGCTGGCCCCCAACGAGTTCGCCACCGTGTTCACGTTCCAGACGTTGCTGATCGAGACGTCGGTGCTGCTCGTGCTCTCGGTCGGGATGACGTTCGTGATCATCACCTCCGGGATCGACCTGTCCGTCGGGTCGGTGCTGATCTTCGCGGGCATGGTGTGCGGCAAGACGATGGAATGGCTCTCCGGCGGCAACGCGAGCGCAGCGGGATGGGGCGTGATCACGGCCGGGCTGGTCGCGGCGGTGCTGGCCGGCACCGTGTGGGGACTGATCAACGGGTTCCTCATCGCGGTGGCGAAGATCCCGCCGCTGATCGTGACGCTGGGCTCGATGGGCGCGGCGCTCGGCGCGGCGTACCTGCTCAACGGTGGTTCCGACGTGCGCAGCGTGCCCACGACCCTGAACCGCACGCTCGGCTACGGCACGTCGTTCGGCGGCGTCCCGAACCTGGTGCTGGTCGCCGTCGTCATCACGCTGATCGGCGCGTGGCTGCTGCACACCACGCGGTTCGGCCGCTACACCTACGCGGTCGGGTCGAACGCCGAAGCGGCGCGGCGGTCCGGGATCGCGGTGACCGCGCACCTGCTCAAGGTGTACCTGCTGACCGGTTTCCTCGCCGGGGTGGCGGGTTTCCTGTCGCTGGCCTACTACGCGTCGACCACGATCACCGCCCACACCAACGACAACCTCAACGCGATCGCGGCGACCGTGATGGGCGGGACCAGCCTGTTCGGCGGCGTCGGATCGGTGCTGGGCACGGTGATCGGCGTGTTCATCCCGGCGGTGCTCAAGAAGGGCTTCAACATCACGCACGTGCAGGACTTCTGGCAGATGATCGCGGTCGGCGCCGTGCTGGTGGCCGCGGTGTGGTTCGACCAGCGGCGCCGCCGGTCGCGCAGTTCCCGCTGA
- a CDS encoding ATP-binding cassette domain-containing protein: MNDTVLLDARNLVKHYGSVEALRGASFQARAGEVTALIGDNGAGKSTLVKCLSGAEQPNSGEIVLDGGTVSLDSPTTARRLGIETVYQDLAVAPDLDPAANLFLGREIPRKGFLGKLGMLDKAEMRRQAVAEFERLGVTLQSADVPIGSLSGGQRQSVAVARSVVWASKVVFMDEPTAALGVVQRERVLDVVRRVRDEGIAVVLISHNMPEVLSVADRVEVLRLGTRVARFKASETKLEDLVAAMTGALTHEEAA; the protein is encoded by the coding sequence ATGAACGACACCGTCCTGCTCGACGCGCGGAACCTGGTCAAGCACTACGGCTCGGTGGAGGCCCTGCGCGGGGCGTCCTTCCAGGCCCGCGCGGGCGAGGTGACCGCGCTGATCGGGGACAACGGCGCGGGGAAGTCCACCCTCGTCAAGTGCCTGTCCGGCGCGGAGCAACCGAACTCCGGCGAGATCGTGCTGGACGGCGGGACGGTGTCGCTCGATTCGCCGACGACCGCGCGGCGGCTGGGCATCGAGACGGTGTACCAGGACCTCGCGGTCGCCCCGGACCTCGATCCGGCGGCGAACCTGTTCCTCGGCAGGGAAATCCCGCGCAAGGGGTTCCTCGGCAAGCTGGGGATGCTGGACAAGGCCGAGATGCGGCGCCAGGCGGTCGCCGAGTTCGAACGGCTGGGCGTGACGCTGCAGAGCGCGGACGTGCCGATCGGGTCGCTGTCCGGCGGGCAGCGGCAGAGCGTCGCCGTGGCGCGGTCGGTGGTGTGGGCGTCGAAGGTCGTGTTCATGGACGAGCCGACCGCCGCGCTCGGCGTGGTGCAGCGGGAACGCGTGCTGGACGTGGTCCGGCGGGTCCGCGACGAGGGCATCGCGGTGGTGCTGATCAGCCACAACATGCCCGAGGTGCTGTCCGTGGCCGACCGGGTCGAGGTGCTGCGGCTGGGCACGCGGGTGGCCCGGTTCAAGGCTTCGGAGACCAAGCTCGAAGACCTGGTCGCGGCGATGACTGGCGCTCTGACGCACGAGGAGGCGGCATGA
- a CDS encoding class I mannose-6-phosphate isomerase: MTAPIKLPANQPDQFYRGGAAIAALRGASGQDSAFGPEDWVASATTRFGQDESGLSRLPDGRWLRDAVRDDPKSWLGAGHVSAFKDSTALLVKLLDAGQRLPVHFHPTDGFAREHFDSHFGKTEAWIVIGTSGDDPRVYPGFRETVSSSTVDGWVREQDTDAMLGALNSVPVRAGDTVYIPAGLPHAIGEGVFVVELQQPTDFSLTIEWRNFLDSPEKGHLGLGFDTALTALDTSGWDDERLTSIVKHTADEPGSTVDLLAAGSAEFFRADQLRPSPALALDPSFAVFVALDGQGTLRTEHGDEVPVAKGETLVVPHAAGQLELAGELAVIRCRPPAPGVH, translated from the coding sequence GTGACCGCTCCGATCAAGCTTCCGGCCAACCAGCCGGACCAGTTCTACCGCGGCGGCGCGGCTATCGCGGCTCTGCGCGGCGCGTCCGGTCAGGACTCGGCGTTCGGCCCGGAGGACTGGGTCGCCTCCGCCACGACCCGCTTCGGCCAGGACGAATCCGGCCTGAGCAGGTTGCCCGACGGCCGCTGGCTGAGGGACGCGGTCCGCGACGATCCGAAGTCGTGGCTCGGCGCCGGGCACGTGTCGGCGTTCAAGGATTCCACCGCGCTGCTGGTCAAGCTGCTCGACGCCGGCCAGCGGCTGCCGGTGCACTTCCACCCCACCGACGGTTTCGCGCGTGAGCACTTCGACTCGCACTTCGGCAAGACCGAAGCCTGGATCGTCATCGGCACCAGCGGCGACGACCCCCGCGTCTACCCCGGCTTCCGGGAGACCGTCAGCTCTTCGACGGTCGACGGCTGGGTGCGCGAGCAGGACACCGACGCGATGCTGGGGGCGCTGAACAGCGTCCCGGTCCGCGCTGGTGACACGGTCTACATCCCGGCCGGGCTGCCGCACGCGATCGGCGAGGGCGTGTTCGTCGTCGAGCTGCAGCAACCGACCGACTTCTCGCTGACCATCGAGTGGCGGAACTTCCTGGACAGCCCCGAGAAGGGCCACCTCGGTCTCGGCTTCGACACCGCGTTGACGGCACTGGACACGAGCGGCTGGGACGACGAGCGGCTCACCAGCATCGTCAAGCACACCGCGGACGAGCCCGGGTCCACTGTGGACCTCCTCGCCGCCGGTTCCGCGGAGTTCTTCCGCGCCGACCAGCTGCGCCCGTCCCCCGCGCTCGCGCTCGACCCGTCGTTCGCCGTGTTCGTGGCGCTCGACGGGCAGGGCACCCTGCGCACCGAGCACGGCGACGAGGTCCCCGTGGCCAAGGGCGAAACCCTGGTCGTCCCGCACGCCGCGGGCCAGCTCGAACTGGCGGGCGAGCTGGCCGTCATCCGCTGCCGACCCCCTGCCCCGGGAGTGCACTGA
- a CDS encoding LacI family DNA-binding transcriptional regulator, protein MNDVARLAGVSIKTVSRVVNDEPAVHPETAERVLAAIDQLGFRRNLGARNLRRGSTTGTVGLVVEDVGNPFYSELNRAVEKVATAFGRHVLSGSSEEDSDRERELALEFCSRRVDGLLVVPAGTQHGYLVPEMRAGTPVVFVDRPAGDIPADTVLVDNLGGTVEAVAHLARHGHRRIAFLGDRPDIFTAAERLRGFRDGCARAGLRFDESLAILRPPTRDSVADAVTRLLGGPDPATAIIAGNNRAAVHLLRALAHVTPRPAVVGFDDFELADLLDPPVTVVAHDVSRLGSAAAELLFARINGDASPPRKVVLPVHLVPRGSGEVSP, encoded by the coding sequence ATGAACGACGTCGCCCGCCTGGCCGGGGTGAGCATCAAGACGGTCTCGCGGGTCGTGAACGACGAGCCCGCGGTGCACCCGGAGACCGCCGAGCGCGTGCTGGCGGCCATCGACCAGCTCGGTTTCCGGCGCAACCTGGGCGCCCGCAACCTGCGCCGCGGCTCCACCACCGGCACGGTCGGCCTGGTGGTCGAGGATGTCGGCAACCCCTTCTATTCGGAACTGAACCGGGCGGTCGAGAAGGTCGCCACCGCGTTCGGGCGGCACGTCCTGTCCGGTTCCTCGGAGGAGGACTCCGACCGCGAACGTGAGCTGGCCCTGGAGTTCTGCTCGCGGCGCGTCGACGGCCTGCTGGTCGTCCCGGCGGGCACCCAGCACGGCTACCTCGTGCCGGAGATGCGGGCGGGCACGCCGGTGGTGTTCGTCGACCGTCCGGCGGGCGACATCCCGGCCGACACCGTGCTGGTCGACAACCTGGGTGGCACCGTCGAGGCCGTCGCCCACCTGGCCCGGCACGGGCACCGCCGGATCGCCTTCCTCGGCGACCGGCCCGACATCTTCACCGCCGCCGAACGCCTGCGGGGGTTCCGCGACGGCTGCGCCCGCGCGGGCCTGCGCTTCGACGAAAGCCTCGCGATCCTGCGGCCCCCGACACGCGACAGCGTCGCCGACGCGGTGACCCGCCTGCTCGGCGGGCCCGACCCGGCCACCGCGATCATCGCGGGCAACAACCGCGCCGCGGTCCACCTGCTGCGGGCACTGGCGCACGTCACCCCGCGTCCCGCCGTCGTCGGCTTCGACGACTTCGAACTCGCCGACCTGCTCGACCCACCGGTCACCGTCGTGGCGCACGACGTCAGCCGCCTCGGGTCGGCGGCGGCCGAGCTGTTGTTCGCCCGCATCAACGGCGATGCCTCACCACCGAGAAAGGTCGTCCTGCCCGTGCATCTCGTTCCCCGCGGCTCCGGTGAGGTGTCCCCGTGA
- a CDS encoding DUF3817 domain-containing protein, giving the protein MTSKAALVFRVAAVAEALSWAGLLIGMFLKYVVDAPNEGGVPVLGMVHGVVFVVYLIVTLSVFKPLGWRPKTVITALLASIPPLFTWWFETWALRTGKLDGPQRLTHGGTGLFVRDAVSA; this is encoded by the coding sequence GTGACCAGCAAGGCCGCTCTCGTGTTCCGCGTGGCCGCCGTCGCCGAGGCGTTGTCCTGGGCGGGTTTGCTGATCGGGATGTTCCTGAAGTACGTCGTCGACGCCCCGAACGAGGGCGGCGTGCCGGTGCTCGGCATGGTCCACGGCGTCGTCTTCGTCGTCTACCTGATCGTCACGCTGTCCGTGTTCAAGCCGCTGGGCTGGCGTCCGAAGACCGTGATCACGGCGCTGCTCGCCAGCATCCCGCCGCTGTTCACCTGGTGGTTCGAGACCTGGGCGCTGCGCACCGGCAAGCTGGACGGCCCGCAGCGGCTGACTCACGGCGGTACCGGGCTGTTCGTCCGCGACGCCGTCTCCGCCTGA
- a CDS encoding MarR family winged helix-turn-helix transcriptional regulator: MNRRLPFDPIARAAKTWEERIGPSTTMAAVTGVMRVQQIVQSAVDGALKPHGLTFARYEALVLLSFARRGSLPMRVMGERLQLHPTSVTNIVDRLEKDGLVKRVPHPTDRRTTLVEITDDGHARLEDATKAVTGIDFGLVGLTSKQTEQLSDLLTKVRKATGDFDG, from the coding sequence ATGAACCGCCGGCTGCCTTTCGACCCGATCGCCCGCGCCGCCAAGACGTGGGAGGAGCGGATCGGGCCGTCCACGACCATGGCGGCGGTCACCGGCGTGATGCGCGTGCAGCAGATCGTCCAGTCGGCCGTCGACGGCGCCCTCAAGCCCCACGGCCTGACCTTCGCCCGCTACGAGGCGCTGGTGCTGCTGTCCTTCGCGCGCCGCGGGTCGCTGCCGATGCGGGTCATGGGTGAGCGGCTGCAACTGCACCCCACCAGTGTCACCAACATCGTGGACCGGCTGGAGAAGGACGGGCTGGTCAAGCGCGTACCGCACCCCACCGACCGGCGGACCACACTGGTCGAGATCACCGACGACGGTCACGCCCGGCTGGAGGACGCCACGAAAGCGGTCACCGGCATCGACTTCGGCCTGGTCGGGCTCACGTCGAAGCAGACCGAACAGCTGTCCGACCTGCTCACGAAGGTCCGCAAAGCCACGGGCGACTTCGACGGCTGA
- a CDS encoding thiamine-binding protein, protein MIVAFSVSPSGGDPDGGVSEAVAKAVRVVRDSGLPNSTNAMFTNVEGSWDEVMDVVKRAVEAAGEGAARVSLVLKADIRPGFESGQLDAKVDRLEEHLR, encoded by the coding sequence ATGATCGTCGCGTTCAGCGTGAGCCCGTCCGGTGGTGACCCGGACGGCGGGGTCAGCGAGGCCGTCGCCAAGGCGGTGCGAGTGGTGCGTGATTCGGGCCTGCCGAACTCGACCAACGCGATGTTCACCAACGTGGAGGGCTCGTGGGATGAGGTCATGGACGTGGTGAAACGGGCCGTCGAGGCGGCGGGCGAAGGTGCGGCGCGGGTGTCGCTGGTGTTGAAGGCGGACATCCGGCCGGGGTTCGAGAGCGGTCAGCTGGACGCGAAAGTGGACCGGCTGGAGGAGCACCTGCGGTGA